The following DNA comes from Phycisphaerae bacterium.
CCTGGCTTGCGCCTCCGCGTTTGAAGTACTACCTGCGTGAGGTGGATTGCAGCGATCCGGTTCGGCCGGCGATGGGTCGGGCGGTGAACGTTCCCGGCATTCTGGTCGGCGTGGACGGGGAGTACCTGTTCACGCTGGACATGTACCTCGGCCGCAACTACGAGACGCAGTGGCGGTTCTGTTCGCTGAAGCGCGACGGGTCCAAGGCGGTGCTGCAGGAGGCGATCGATCTGCCGGAGGCCGGATGGGTCGATGCTCGCTGCCGCAACGGCATGGCGCTGCTGAGCCTTGAGGGACGGGGCTACTACGCCTCGAACGGCGCGGAGAGCGAGGATGACCGGTGCGGATGGGACAAGGGCGTGTGGATGAGCATTGACATCCGCGACGGCCGCGACATTGAGGTGGTCAGCGAGCTGGAGCTGTCGCCCGCGCCCTCGGTGGTGGGCCTGAGCGACGCGTACGCGATCGGCCAGGTCAACTCGTGGGATGGCCAACTCGTGCTGCTGCGGATCGGCGAGGACAAGTCGCTGACGCTGGAAGGCGTGACGGACGTCAAGGGCCAGGTGCAGGACATCTGGCTGCGGGACGGCGCGATGGACGTGGCGTGCGGTTACGGCGGCGTGGTGACGGTCGAGCTGGCCGGTCAATAAAGGCCTTGGGACCGGCTGGCGAATAGAGTAAGATGGACGTGCAAGCAGCCGCGGGAGGTGAGGGCGACCTTGCCTCCCGCGGTTCTGTTCCGGTGGTGCGATCGAGACGGAGGGCGAACGTTGCGGGTAGTGGTGGTGATAGTCGATTCGTTGCGGCGGGACCATCTGGCCGCGTACGGCAATACGTGGCTGGAGTGTGCGAATGTTTCGGGTCTGGCCGAGCGGTCGGTGGTGTTCGAGAACGTGCGGACCGATCGTCCGGGCTGCGCGTCGTTCCGGTTCGAGCTGATGACGGGCCTTGCCGCGTCGCGGCTGCGGGATCTTGCGGCGGCGGGAGCATTGGCGGCTGCGGAGGCGACTCTGCCGGGCCTGCTGCGCGAGAAGGGCGTCTTTACGGGCCTGGTCAGCGATCATCGACGGGCAATGGAGGTCTACCGGCCGGCGTGCGATTTTGACTTTGTGCTGTATCAGCCCGGGCAGGGCGGCGACCCGATGCCGGATGGTCCGGAACGGCTGGCCACGCCGTTTGAGGGCGGCGCCGGACGCGAGCCGATCGCTCCGCAGTTTGCGCCGGACCGGCTTTGGCTGGAGCGGTACTTTCGCAATCGCGCAGCCCTGGCGGGCGCATTCGATCCGACGGAGAAGCTTTTCGATCTGGCCTCGGACGCGGTGGTGCGGCTGGCCGATCGCGAGGATTGGCTGATGGTGGTGGATTGCCATGGATTGAGTCAGCCGTGGGACCCGCCGGAGGATTTCGCCCGGTATCGGCCGGAGAATCAGCTTGGCAAGCTGGCGTGGCTCGGGCCGCGGGCGGTGCGATCGGACGAGTTGGATGAGGGGCAGTTGCGGTTCCTCCGCTGCGCGTACGCCGACAGTTGCCTGTTTTTCGATCACGCGCTGGGCGGTTTTCTGGAGACGGTGCGCGGACAGGATGACGTGCGGTTGTGGCTGGTCAGCGATCACGGCGTGATGATCGGCGACGACGGGTTCGTCGGCTTTGACGAATCGATGGCCAACGACGCGGTGCGGGAGTTGGTGCTGATGGCTTCGGGTTCGCAGGAGCGTGACGGCCGCGAGTCTGGTCCGGTTCGACCGGCGGACCTGCACGCGACGCTGCTGGCGTTGGCGGGCGTGGAGTCGAAGTGGGCAGTCGACGGGAAGGTTATCGATCCGCTGGTCAAATAGCGGGAGACATGCCCTACCAGCCGGTTCGCTGCGGAA
Coding sequences within:
- a CDS encoding sulfatase-like hydrolase/transferase, which codes for MRVVVVIVDSLRRDHLAAYGNTWLECANVSGLAERSVVFENVRTDRPGCASFRFELMTGLAASRLRDLAAAGALAAAEATLPGLLREKGVFTGLVSDHRRAMEVYRPACDFDFVLYQPGQGGDPMPDGPERLATPFEGGAGREPIAPQFAPDRLWLERYFRNRAALAGAFDPTEKLFDLASDAVVRLADREDWLMVVDCHGLSQPWDPPEDFARYRPENQLGKLAWLGPRAVRSDELDEGQLRFLRCAYADSCLFFDHALGGFLETVRGQDDVRLWLVSDHGVMIGDDGFVGFDESMANDAVRELVLMASGSQERDGRESGPVRPADLHATLLALAGVESKWAVDGKVIDPLVK